One Cervus canadensis isolate Bull #8, Minnesota chromosome 12, ASM1932006v1, whole genome shotgun sequence DNA window includes the following coding sequences:
- the LOC122451481 gene encoding uncharacterized protein LOC122451481 — MESGAAAGRDPRFARLGLGRGSAKRFVLHKEKMASPIVFRPFSSGEAARNGDLDLAGTSRSVDGRAVRRGLERRADVAGGWGGGLSLGPCAGASGAQGKGRVGALRCARRSSWGLSAFCGSLVSRTQRAAPDFGSQHLGGKGGTPCGDGWTALEDPLRTRSERSGARNPFSGHEDAAGSGPHLAASAAGAARTATAPPPRLRSRLKPGDSLGTEVEARRLRGLLWGLRARPAPGGLRSHSRALRRPRCRGGRESSLPRTPELEWAFPSRGPRRRGRREKSRCARRLRPAALMAPPVEVNSPHPFLCPARPPSARPRLRQPPDCGRSLRIAHPLRCAALLRTVSPRRAQTRGPRSRAVGKP; from the exons CCAAGCGCTTTGTGCTTCACAAGGAGAAAATGGCGAGTCCTATTGTGTTTAGGCCATTTTCTTCCG GAGAGGCAGCCCGGAATGGTGACTTGGACTTGGCTGGTACAAGCCGGAGCGTGGACGGCAGGGCTGTGAGAAGAGGTCTGGAGAGACGGGCAGACGTCGCGGGGGGTTGGGGTGGCGGGCTGTCTTTGGGCCCCTGTGCTGGTGCCAGTGGGGCGCAGGGCAAGGGCAGGGTAGGCGCCCTCCGCTGTGCCAGGCGCAGCTCTTGGGGGCTGAGCGCCTTCTGCGGCTCTTTGGTTTCAAGGACACAGCGAGCTGCTCCGGACTTTGGGAGCCAACATCT AGGGGGAAAAGGGGGTACACCATGCGGGGACGGCTGGACTGCACTGGAGGACCCTCTGCGGACGCGTTCTGAACGTTCCGGCGCCCGAAACCCCTTCTCTGGCCACGAAGATGCCGCAGGGTCCGGCCCCCACCTCGCGGCTTCCGCAGCCGGAGCAGCGCGCACCGCCACCGCGCCGCCCCCCAGGTTGCGCTCCCGGCTGAAGCCTGGGGACAGCCTGGGGACGGAGGTTGAGGCCCGCCGGCTGAG GGGCTTGCTCTGGGGTCTCCGCGCTAGACCGGCTCCCGGTGGTCTCCGCAGCCACAGCCGGGCTCTACGCCGCCCCCGGTGCCGCGGGGGCCGAGAGTCCTCCCTTCCTCGGACACCGGAGCTGGAGTGGGCCTTTCCCTCCCGCGGACCGCGCCGTAGGGGACGCCGAGAAAAGAGCCGCTGCGCCCGCCGCCTCCGGCCCGCTGCGCTGATGGCTCCGCCCGTAGAGGTCAACTCCCCTCACCCCTTTCTCTGTCCTGCTCGCCCTCCCTCGGCCCGGCCCCGGCTCCGCCAGCCTCCGGACTGTGGCCGCAGTCTGAGGATTGCGCATCCGCTGCGCTGCGCTGCGCTGCTCCGAACCGTATCCCCCAGGAGGGCCCAGACCCGAGGTCCGCGCTCCCGGGCGGTGGGGAAGCCTTAG